In a genomic window of Gloeocapsopsis dulcis:
- a CDS encoding PAS domain S-box protein, with protein sequence MNVNSWRRNHLHWEQYGVAFSAVAITLIIKLLLAPIVNNESPFLLFLFAIAVSTWYGGKQIGLLAVGLAALSASYFFLPPFHSFGIGTVSFGFRLGLFLLEGTAITHVVAELNAAKKQAEMSKLEALSYQETLAESEERFRLFVESVGDYAIFMLDLNGNIVSWNVGAENLFGYQETEILGKHFSSLFTLEEIKSGKPQQEINQAIAQGNTETQFWHIRSNGTSFWANCVMTALRDENGCLRGFAKVIHDFTEHRRVEVVLQRANEELELRVQNRTSELRNANEQLYNEIIERQQIEEALLDTQTRLQLINSISTAMMLGISVEQIIKRTIKQISECFPALRVAYSTIDKNGALTVIHSLEPEETPSLQGLTFDLNTIPEYLQAIQMNGPIVVEDITQDFRFSAQERALFCAYGTYAFVDVPLQHSEHLMGLLCFNSPQPRQWSNHEIGTLIVIAQYLSIIIKNADAQQERDRAELALQQAHDELELRVENRTTALAKANEELKIEIYERRRVEESLRQSEERLRFALSAADMLAWDWNTLTDEISHSDNADCVIGLPPKTKLKTATEFCNLLYPEDRDRVLQGLQQALSNGNLYSAEFRMVRSDGLIRWMANKGRVSYDVAGKAIRMSGVLRDITEQKQIADQIQASLAEKEVLLKEIHHRVKNNLQIISSLLSLQSGYIEDQQTLETLKAGESRIASMALIHEQLYQSKNLAKIDLVEYIQNLAANLFSCYDVNSEQINLHLNIENIFLGLDIAIPCGLIINELISNSLKHAFPNNKQGNIYIELYATDERYHLIIKDDGVGLPKTLDPNNTDSLGLQIVAALTQQLEGSLEITSNNGTEFQIEFQC encoded by the coding sequence ATGAATGTCAATAGTTGGAGAAGAAATCATCTGCACTGGGAGCAATACGGTGTAGCATTCAGTGCTGTAGCAATAACTCTTATTATTAAGCTGCTGCTTGCACCAATAGTTAATAATGAAAGTCCGTTCCTGTTATTTCTCTTTGCAATTGCTGTCAGTACTTGGTATGGTGGCAAGCAAATAGGACTACTAGCAGTAGGCTTAGCAGCTTTAAGTGCTAGTTATTTTTTTCTCCCACCGTTTCATTCTTTCGGCATTGGTACTGTGAGTTTTGGTTTTCGTCTAGGCTTGTTTCTCTTGGAGGGAACCGCGATTACTCATGTAGTTGCAGAATTAAACGCTGCTAAAAAACAAGCCGAGATGAGTAAGCTAGAAGCTTTAAGCTATCAAGAAACTTTAGCAGAAAGTGAAGAGCGTTTTCGCTTATTTGTGGAAAGCGTGGGAGATTATGCGATCTTTATGCTCGATCTCAATGGCAACATTGTCAGTTGGAATGTGGGAGCAGAAAACTTATTTGGGTATCAAGAGACAGAAATTCTAGGAAAACATTTTTCTTCCCTGTTTACCCTCGAAGAAATTAAGAGTGGAAAACCACAACAAGAGATCAACCAAGCGATCGCGCAAGGAAATACTGAAACACAATTCTGGCACATTCGCAGTAACGGTACGTCTTTTTGGGCAAATTGCGTCATGACAGCATTACGTGACGAAAACGGTTGTTTGCGTGGTTTTGCCAAAGTCATCCACGACTTTACAGAGCATCGTCGGGTGGAAGTTGTACTGCAAAGAGCTAACGAAGAATTAGAACTGAGAGTACAAAACCGCACCTCTGAACTACGAAATGCAAACGAGCAGTTGTACAACGAAATTATCGAACGTCAGCAGATTGAAGAAGCTTTATTAGATACTCAAACTCGACTGCAACTGATTAACAGTATTTCGACTGCAATGATGTTGGGTATATCGGTGGAGCAAATCATTAAACGCACCATCAAACAAATTAGTGAATGTTTCCCTGCTCTACGAGTTGCTTACTCAACGATCGATAAAAATGGCGCTTTAACTGTAATTCATTCCCTAGAACCCGAAGAAACCCCCTCACTCCAAGGACTAACTTTTGATTTGAATACGATTCCAGAATATCTTCAAGCAATCCAGATGAACGGACCAATTGTAGTAGAAGATATTACGCAAGACTTCCGCTTTTCCGCCCAAGAACGTGCTTTATTTTGTGCTTATGGTACTTACGCTTTTGTTGACGTGCCATTACAACATTCAGAACACTTGATGGGTTTGTTGTGCTTTAACTCACCGCAGCCAAGACAGTGGAGTAATCATGAAATTGGTACATTAATTGTGATTGCTCAATACCTTTCAATCATTATTAAAAATGCTGATGCGCAACAAGAACGCGATCGCGCAGAACTCGCTTTACAACAAGCTCATGATGAATTAGAACTAAGAGTCGAAAATCGAACTACGGCACTGGCAAAAGCCAATGAAGAGTTGAAAATCGAAATCTACGAACGCAGGCGAGTCGAGGAATCACTACGGCAAAGTGAAGAGCGATTGCGTTTTGCGCTGAGTGCTGCTGATATGCTGGCGTGGGATTGGAATACTCTAACCGATGAAATCAGTCACTCAGATAATGCAGATTGCGTGATTGGGCTGCCACCCAAGACGAAACTAAAAACTGCAACCGAATTTTGCAATTTGCTCTATCCCGAAGATCGCGATCGCGTACTACAAGGACTACAGCAAGCGTTGTCGAATGGCAATCTTTACAGTGCAGAATTTCGGATGGTTCGTTCTGATGGTTTAATCCGTTGGATGGCTAATAAAGGAAGAGTCAGTTATGACGTTGCGGGTAAAGCGATCCGGATGAGCGGCGTTTTACGAGATATTACTGAGCAAAAGCAAATTGCCGATCAAATTCAGGCTTCGCTTGCAGAGAAAGAAGTTTTACTCAAAGAAATTCATCACCGTGTCAAAAACAATTTACAAATTATTTCTAGTCTTTTGAGCTTACAGTCAGGATACATTGAAGATCAACAAACACTTGAAACCTTAAAAGCAGGCGAGAGTCGTATAGCTTCAATGGCTTTGATTCACGAACAACTATACCAATCAAAAAATTTAGCCAAAATTGATCTTGTAGAATATATCCAAAATTTAGCAGCAAATTTATTTAGTTGTTATGACGTTAACTCCGAACAAATTAACTTACATCTCAACATTGAAAATATCTTTCTGGGTTTAGATATTGCTATTCCCTGTGGTTTAATTATCAATGAGTTGATCTCTAATTCCTTAAAACATGCTTTTCCAAATAATAAACAAGGTAATATTTATATTGAGCTATATGCAACCGATGAACGATATCACCTGATTATTAAAGATGATGGTGTAGGATTGCCAAAGACTCTTGACCCAAACAATACTGATTCTTTAGGGCTACAAATTGTAGCTGCTTTAACTCAACAATTAGAAGGTAGTTTAGAAATTACTAGTAATAATGGCACAGAATTTCAGATTGAGTTTCAATGTTAA
- a CDS encoding HAD family hydrolase — protein MQAVILDVDGTLVLSNDAHAQSWVDAFEDFGYHIAFEKVRPLIGMGGDQVIPRMVPGLNKEEGDGKKVSERRKELIIQKYGPKLQATPGARQLIQRMKQQGLKLVIASSATSQELEILLKVAKVDDLLDEATTSSDAEASKPEPDIVEAALSKLEVQPNEVVMLGDTPYDVQAASAAGIGMIAVRCGGFEDAQLEGVLEIYDDPADLLAHYDESLLSKK, from the coding sequence GTGCAAGCAGTAATTTTAGATGTTGATGGAACACTAGTATTGAGTAATGATGCCCATGCACAATCTTGGGTTGATGCATTTGAAGACTTTGGCTACCACATAGCATTTGAAAAAGTCCGACCATTAATTGGTATGGGTGGCGATCAAGTAATACCACGAATGGTTCCAGGGTTGAATAAAGAAGAGGGCGATGGTAAAAAGGTTTCCGAACGGCGTAAAGAACTAATAATACAGAAGTATGGACCTAAGCTACAAGCTACTCCTGGGGCGCGGCAATTGATACAGCGCATGAAGCAGCAAGGGTTGAAGTTAGTTATTGCTAGTTCTGCAACAAGTCAAGAACTGGAAATTTTACTTAAAGTAGCAAAAGTAGATGACTTACTCGATGAAGCAACAACCTCAAGCGATGCTGAAGCTTCCAAACCTGAACCAGACATTGTTGAAGCTGCATTAAGTAAATTAGAAGTTCAGCCTAACGAGGTTGTCATGCTGGGAGACACACCTTACGATGTTCAAGCAGCGAGTGCTGCTGGTATTGGAATGATTGCAGTGCGTTGTGGTGGGTTTGAAGATGCACAACTTGAAGGAGTTCTAGAAATTTATGACGATCCTGCTGACTTGCTGGCGCACTATGATGAGTCACTTTTAAGTAAAAAGTAA
- the tnpB gene encoding IS200/IS605 family element RNA-guided endonuclease TnpB, with product MKARAGHRILTNSLELDKYCIVSTMGNKAYKFRLYPNKEQSVFLAKCFGCSRFVYNHFLRLTTDVYAKSKKSLRYKEWAKLLIELKSEFEWLKEVNSQALQQTLKELESAFTRFFKKLGGFPNFKKKSNRQSFRVPQHFSIDEQGFLRLPKMTPIKMMIHREVLGTPKNVSISKTPSGKYYAAIVTEQDIPHAPLNGDKVGLDLGLKEFAITSKGEKFENPRYFQKSLRRLQIRQRRLSRKQKGSSNRNKSRLRVANIHEKVANQRQDYQHKISLKLTSENQKISAESLNIKGMVKNRKLAKQISDVSWGNFLTMLEYKGDIYGCEMHYVDRFFPSSKRCSNCGYIKEDLTFATREWECPECQHLWDRDINAALNLMLFCESKIPLEEGKSTPDQLVVRLGMNRNTGSGQEATSEASAELVVLH from the coding sequence ATGAAAGCCAGGGCAGGACATAGGATTTTAACTAATTCGCTTGAATTGGATAAGTATTGTATAGTAAGCACTATGGGAAACAAAGCTTACAAATTCCGACTCTATCCCAACAAAGAGCAATCAGTATTTTTGGCAAAATGTTTTGGTTGTTCCAGATTTGTGTATAACCATTTTTTAAGACTGACAACAGATGTCTACGCCAAGTCTAAAAAATCTCTGCGTTACAAAGAATGGGCAAAACTATTAATTGAGTTAAAGTCAGAATTTGAATGGCTAAAAGAAGTTAATTCCCAAGCATTACAACAAACACTGAAAGAGCTAGAGTCGGCGTTTACCAGATTTTTCAAGAAGTTAGGCGGATTTCCAAACTTCAAAAAGAAAAGTAATCGGCAATCATTTAGAGTGCCACAGCATTTCTCAATAGATGAGCAGGGGTTTCTCAGATTGCCGAAAATGACACCTATCAAAATGATGATTCATCGAGAAGTACTGGGAACGCCAAAAAATGTCAGCATATCTAAAACTCCATCTGGGAAATATTACGCTGCAATTGTTACCGAGCAAGACATACCCCATGCACCTTTAAACGGTGACAAGGTTGGTTTAGATTTGGGATTAAAGGAATTTGCGATCACATCGAAAGGGGAGAAATTTGAGAACCCTAGATATTTTCAGAAGTCTTTACGCAGACTTCAGATCAGACAAAGGAGGTTAAGCAGGAAACAAAAAGGTTCAAGTAATAGGAATAAGTCAAGATTAAGAGTAGCCAATATTCACGAAAAAGTTGCTAACCAACGGCAAGATTATCAACACAAAATCAGTCTGAAGCTGACTTCTGAAAACCAAAAAATATCAGCAGAAAGCCTAAATATCAAGGGAATGGTAAAAAACCGGAAGTTAGCTAAACAAATTAGTGATGTATCGTGGGGAAACTTCCTGACCATGTTGGAGTACAAAGGAGATATCTACGGATGTGAAATGCACTATGTAGATAGATTTTTCCCCAGTTCAAAGAGATGTTCTAATTGTGGCTACATCAAAGAAGATTTAACATTTGCTACTCGGGAATGGGAGTGTCCTGAATGCCAGCATCTTTGGGACAGAGATATCAATGCTGCACTCAACCTCATGCTGTTCTGTGAATCAAAAATACCCTTGGAAGAAGGGAAATCTACGCCTGACCAGCTAGTTGTAAGACTAGGGATGAACCGGAATACTGGTTCAGGGCAGGAAGCCACCAGTGAAGCAAGCGCGGAACTTGTGGTACTTCACTAG
- a CDS encoding thioredoxin family protein: protein MERAVIKFSSEDCGICHKMSFYDQKVSEELGLQFIDVKMQDTATYRKYRKILLSQYPDKAEMGWPTYLICDSPEGEFKILGEVKGGHPKGEFRNKLQAVLDASN, encoded by the coding sequence ATGGAGCGAGCTGTTATTAAGTTTTCATCAGAGGATTGTGGAATTTGCCATAAAATGTCGTTTTATGACCAAAAGGTGAGTGAGGAGCTAGGATTACAGTTTATCGATGTCAAAATGCAAGATACGGCGACTTATCGTAAATATCGTAAGATTCTTTTATCTCAGTATCCTGATAAAGCAGAAATGGGATGGCCTACCTATCTTATCTGTGATTCTCCTGAAGGCGAATTCAAGATTTTAGGCGAAGTGAAAGGCGGTCATCCCAAGGGAGAATTTAGAAATAAGCTGCAAGCAGTGTTGGATGCAAGTAATTAG
- a CDS encoding DUF5818 domain-containing protein: protein MSITVTGTIQRSDMGAGAWALSTDDGTTYEVHNAPQDLLQQGKKVKVTGQIREDVMTVAMIGPVLEVRSFEMMSE, encoded by the coding sequence ATGAGTATTACTGTTACAGGTACAATACAACGCAGTGACATGGGTGCTGGAGCCTGGGCGCTATCAACAGACGACGGCACAACCTACGAAGTTCATAATGCTCCTCAGGACTTACTGCAACAGGGAAAAAAAGTCAAAGTCACAGGACAGATCCGTGAAGATGTCATGACAGTTGCCATGATAGGACCTGTTCTCGAAGTGCGATCGTTTGAAATGATGAGTGAATAA
- a CDS encoding S8 family peptidase yields MKKLLLVGLVLIGLCFGLFNFKGLASQGEFEEIVLDFREDIPLSQIDNQLSAIAQQFNLAPQLNSIFSKPDNVYVVKGDRATLKALRKSPVAKSTEYIEPNYIYKALEVPNDPDYNKQWNLRSIKVESAWDETKGSGVTVAVIDTGVSPVPDLKQTKFVRGYDFVNNRETVTDDSGHGTHVAGTIAQSTNNNYGVAGIAYEANIMPLKVLSAFGGGTVADIAEAIKFAADRNADVINMSLGGGGDSHLLKDAIAYAHRKGVVIVAAAGNANKNAASYPARYPHVIGVAALDPAGEKAPYSNFGAGVDISAPGGVGTGAGGILQETINSDGQAMFVSFQGTSMAAPHVAGVAALVKATGVKEPNQVLNVLKKSAMRVKNDTLNHYGAGQLDAAAAVKLAVRGQISFQDFFRWLRDNGYLNPRFWIDGGAVALLPKLAMVLGSYLLAWFLRVYFPFTWSWSLLSGLVAGSSGLFFLRGFYIFDLPQVPFRVMGSSIPEMGNAIAGNSILNPLFASVLIPFLLVAFLLNKPTWKWFAVGTALGVAACLGVNAVVSPAVWGFGSGAIARIFLLINGLMCYSLALLAVKEEQST; encoded by the coding sequence ATGAAAAAACTTTTGCTAGTAGGCTTGGTTTTAATTGGACTATGTTTTGGCTTGTTCAACTTTAAGGGCTTAGCAAGTCAGGGTGAATTTGAGGAAATTGTGCTGGACTTTCGGGAAGATATTCCTCTATCCCAAATTGACAATCAACTCAGTGCGATCGCCCAACAATTTAACCTCGCCCCCCAATTAAATAGTATCTTTTCTAAACCAGATAATGTGTATGTTGTCAAGGGAGATCGAGCTACACTCAAAGCACTCCGGAAGTCTCCTGTTGCCAAGTCTACTGAATATATTGAACCGAACTACATTTACAAGGCTTTAGAAGTTCCCAACGATCCCGACTATAACAAACAGTGGAATTTACGTAGTATCAAAGTTGAGTCAGCATGGGATGAAACTAAAGGTAGTGGTGTTACTGTTGCAGTAATTGATACTGGTGTTTCTCCAGTTCCTGACTTAAAGCAAACTAAATTTGTGCGTGGCTACGACTTTGTCAACAACCGCGAAACGGTTACAGATGACAGCGGACACGGAACGCATGTTGCGGGGACAATTGCCCAATCAACGAACAACAATTATGGTGTTGCGGGTATTGCCTATGAAGCAAATATCATGCCCTTAAAAGTGTTAAGTGCCTTTGGTGGTGGAACAGTTGCTGATATTGCTGAAGCGATTAAATTTGCGGCTGACCGCAACGCCGATGTGATTAATATGAGTTTGGGTGGTGGTGGTGATAGCCACTTACTCAAAGATGCGATCGCCTATGCACATCGTAAAGGCGTCGTCATTGTTGCAGCTGCAGGTAACGCAAACAAAAATGCCGCTTCATATCCGGCACGATATCCTCATGTTATTGGGGTTGCCGCCCTCGATCCTGCAGGGGAAAAAGCACCTTATTCTAACTTTGGTGCTGGCGTTGATATTTCTGCGCCTGGTGGTGTGGGTACGGGTGCTGGTGGAATTCTGCAAGAAACAATTAATTCTGATGGACAAGCAATGTTTGTTTCTTTTCAAGGAACAAGTATGGCAGCCCCTCACGTTGCTGGTGTTGCGGCTTTGGTAAAAGCGACAGGTGTCAAAGAACCCAATCAAGTCCTCAACGTCTTGAAAAAATCCGCGATGCGCGTCAAAAATGATACTCTAAATCACTACGGCGCAGGACAACTTGATGCTGCCGCTGCAGTTAAACTTGCGGTACGCGGACAAATCAGCTTCCAAGATTTCTTCCGATGGTTGCGTGATAATGGCTATCTCAATCCGCGATTTTGGATTGATGGCGGTGCGGTGGCGTTACTGCCCAAACTCGCGATGGTTTTGGGTTCTTATCTCCTCGCATGGTTTTTACGCGTTTACTTCCCGTTTACTTGGAGTTGGTCATTATTGAGTGGGTTAGTTGCAGGTAGTTCAGGGTTATTCTTTTTGCGTGGATTTTACATTTTTGATTTGCCGCAAGTTCCCTTCCGTGTAATGGGCAGTTCAATTCCGGAAATGGGTAATGCGATCGCCGGTAACAGTATCTTAAATCCGCTCTTTGCTAGCGTCCTCATTCCCTTTCTCCTAGTTGCCTTCCTCTTAAACAAACCCACTTGGAAGTGGTTTGCAGTTGGTACGGCTTTGGGGGTTGCAGCGTGTTTGGGTGTAAACGCTGTCGTCTCACCTGCAGTTTGGGGATTTGGTAGCGGTGCGATCGCCCGCATATTTCTGTTAATCAATGGTTTAATGTGTTACAGCCTCGCCCTGTTAGCTGTCAAAGAGGAGCAATCAACATGA
- a CDS encoding glycoside hydrolase family 31 protein, which yields MPQYFGQLPINEQPWQTLSAIQGISQQEHSVRFDCGKSCLQINVLASNLIRVRLAPTGEFTPRRSWAVTNDAAWQIPSFEVKETETTVEIQTEQLRVVVQRKNGQIACYDSANRPFAIDADPGMGWRLGTTAAWKKIAADEHFYGFGERTGLLDKRSEVKTNWTTDALDYGSLTDEMYQAIPFFIALRPEVGYGIFFNTTFWSRFDIGVTQPGIWQMETHTGELDYYIIYGPTPAEILATYTQLTGRMPLPPKWALGYHQCRWSYESETVVRELAKEFRDRRIPCDVIHLDIDYMRGYRVFTWSPQRFPHPGKLIQQLAEDGFKTVTIIDPGVKYEPEADYSVFDQGIAHDYFIRKAQGQLFHGYVWPDKAVFPDFMRADVRQWWGELHKSLTDIGIAGIWNDMNEPAINDRPFGDEGDKIWFPLDAPQGGAREETEDVALDERVTHAEAHNLYGSMMARSCAEGLEKLRPNERSFVLTRSGYAGIQRWSSVWMGDNHSLWDHLEMSLPMLCNMGLSGVAFVGCDVGGFASNATAELFARWMQVGMLYPLMRAHSALTTAQHEPWSFGDRTEKICREYINLRYQLLPYIYTLFWEAATTGAPILRPLLYDFPNDPLTYTLHDQVLLGSSLMAAPIYRPGVEHRAVYLPEGTWYDWWSGESYTGPTHILAHAPLEKMPLYVKAGAIIPMQPVMQYVDERSLDPLTLRVWQGDGEFTLYEDDGHTFAYKDNAYTTTKFRINTEENQATFEINQREGSWLLPSREVIVELVGVGEQRLNDNGTARQLVFNL from the coding sequence ATGCCGCAATATTTTGGACAATTACCGATCAACGAACAGCCTTGGCAAACACTGAGTGCAATCCAAGGCATTTCTCAACAGGAGCATAGTGTCCGCTTTGACTGTGGCAAGTCATGTTTGCAGATTAATGTCCTTGCATCTAACTTGATTCGCGTACGATTAGCACCTACAGGGGAGTTTACCCCAAGGCGATCGTGGGCAGTTACAAATGATGCGGCATGGCAAATTCCGTCATTTGAGGTTAAAGAAACAGAGACTACCGTAGAAATACAAACTGAACAATTGCGCGTAGTTGTGCAACGAAAAAACGGTCAAATAGCTTGCTATGATTCGGCTAATCGTCCTTTTGCAATCGATGCTGATCCAGGAATGGGCTGGCGCTTAGGAACAACAGCAGCTTGGAAGAAAATTGCGGCTGATGAGCATTTTTATGGATTCGGCGAACGTACAGGCTTGTTAGATAAACGTAGTGAAGTTAAAACAAATTGGACAACGGATGCATTAGATTACGGTTCGCTGACTGACGAAATGTATCAAGCAATTCCCTTTTTTATTGCTTTGCGTCCTGAAGTAGGCTATGGCATCTTTTTTAACACCACGTTTTGGAGTCGCTTCGATATTGGTGTCACACAGCCAGGCATCTGGCAAATGGAAACGCACACGGGTGAGTTAGACTACTACATTATTTATGGTCCAACACCAGCAGAGATTCTCGCTACCTACACTCAGCTAACGGGAAGAATGCCCCTACCACCCAAATGGGCGTTAGGTTATCATCAATGTCGCTGGAGTTACGAATCGGAAACTGTTGTCCGAGAACTTGCCAAAGAATTCCGCGATCGCCGTATTCCTTGTGATGTCATTCATCTTGATATCGATTATATGCGTGGATATCGAGTGTTTACATGGAGTCCGCAGCGTTTTCCACATCCAGGGAAGTTAATCCAACAACTCGCAGAAGATGGCTTCAAAACAGTCACGATCATTGATCCTGGTGTTAAATACGAACCAGAGGCAGATTACTCAGTTTTCGATCAAGGAATCGCCCACGATTATTTTATCCGCAAAGCCCAGGGGCAACTATTTCACGGCTATGTATGGCCTGATAAAGCGGTATTTCCTGATTTTATGCGTGCTGATGTGCGTCAGTGGTGGGGAGAATTACACAAAAGTCTAACAGATATTGGCATTGCGGGAATTTGGAATGATATGAATGAACCCGCAATTAACGATCGCCCCTTTGGAGATGAAGGTGATAAGATTTGGTTTCCCTTAGATGCACCGCAAGGAGGGGCGAGAGAAGAAACGGAGGATGTAGCGCTTGATGAGCGAGTGACTCATGCAGAGGCGCATAACTTGTATGGGTCTATGATGGCGAGATCGTGTGCTGAAGGTTTAGAAAAACTGCGACCGAATGAGCGATCATTTGTGTTGACGCGATCGGGGTACGCAGGAATTCAGCGTTGGTCATCGGTGTGGATGGGTGATAACCATTCATTATGGGATCATCTAGAAATGTCGCTCCCGATGCTTTGCAATATGGGGTTATCAGGGGTTGCGTTTGTGGGGTGTGATGTCGGTGGGTTTGCCAGTAATGCTACGGCAGAATTATTTGCACGTTGGATGCAAGTAGGAATGTTGTATCCCTTAATGCGCGCTCACTCAGCACTAACAACCGCACAACACGAACCGTGGTCATTTGGCGATCGCACTGAAAAGATTTGCCGCGAATACATTAATTTACGCTATCAGTTATTGCCGTATATTTACACGTTGTTTTGGGAAGCTGCAACCACAGGCGCACCGATTTTACGTCCCTTACTATATGATTTCCCCAACGATCCGCTGACTTACACGCTGCATGACCAAGTATTACTCGGTTCCTCACTCATGGCTGCACCAATTTATCGCCCTGGAGTTGAGCATCGGGCAGTTTACTTACCCGAAGGAACTTGGTACGACTGGTGGAGTGGTGAGTCTTATACCGGACCGACACATATCTTGGCACATGCCCCACTCGAAAAAATGCCACTTTATGTTAAAGCAGGAGCAATTATTCCCATGCAGCCTGTGATGCAATATGTTGATGAGCGATCGCTCGATCCATTAACGCTACGTGTTTGGCAAGGTGACGGTGAATTTACGCTCTACGAAGACGATGGACACACTTTTGCCTATAAAGATAATGCTTACACAACAACAAAATTCAGGATAAATACTGAAGAAAATCAAGCAACTTTTGAAATTAATCAGCGTGAAGGAAGTTGGTTGTTACCCTCGCGTGAAGTGATTGTTGAACTTGTCGGAGTTGGCGAACAGCGGTTAAATGATAATGGTACAGCACGGCAGTTAGTTTTTAATTTATAA